The Candidatus Binatia bacterium DNA segment GGCAAAGCGCGCATCGCAGGAGCCACAGATCTCCGGGACGTCGGTCACGGGCGCGATCGTAGCCCAGGTTTCTCGCCACCGCGAGCGCAAGACGGTTGGTGGCCAGGACCGTTGGGTGGAGAGCAGAGCTGGCCGTAGGCTTCGATAGCCGCCTGCGCCGCGAGGCATGCGAAATAAATCTTGACGACACCATGCCGAGTGTGCCACGGACATCACGCAGGCGATGGAAATTGTTTCCTTCCCCAGTCTAAGGAGTGTCGTGATGCCTGATTATGATGCCATCGTTGTGGGAGCCGGACACAACGGCCTGACGGCAGGGATGATGCTGGCCAAGGCTGGGTTGAAGGTCCTCATTGTGGAACGGACCGGCTGGGTCGGCGGCATGGCGGCCACCAAGGAGCTGTTCAAGGGTTTCAAGCACAACGTCGGTGCCTGGGCCCTGCTGGTCTTGCCCGATGAGATGCACGACATCCTCGATTTCGACAAGCACGGGGTCGAGATCATCACCCCGCGGACCTCCTACTGCGTGTTCGGCGCGCCCGAGGATACGCCCTTCGTTGCCTACGCCGACCCGAACGAGATGATCCAACACCTCATGACCGATCACGGCCCGGACGCACTGCAAGGGCTCATGGGATTGTTCGAGTACTTGCAGGTGTTCGGCAACGTCATGGCCGCTGAGCGCGCCAAGGTGCCCGACTCCATCGACACCATCATTGCCGCAGCCCCCGACGCACGGACCCGCGAGATATTGATCACGTGCTTCTACGGCAGCGCCATGGACGTGATCCGCAAGTTCTTGCCCGACCCGAACCGGCACCGCTGCATCGGCGGCTCGCTTGCCGCCATGACCATCGACGGCACCCACAAGGGCCCGTACAGCCCGGGCACGGCCTGCTCCATGGCCTATCACTACACCGTGAGCGGCGGTGCCAACTTGTTCAAAATGCCCAAAGGAGGCATCGGCACCGTGTCGGAGGCGATCCTGAAATCGTTCGAAGAGCACGGTGGCACGGTGCAGTACCGGGCCGACGTGCAGCGGCTGCTGGTAGAGAAGGGCAGGGTGGTCGGCGTACAGCTGCGGAGCGGCGAAACCATTTCGTCGAAAGTCGTGCTCTCGAGCGCCGATGCCCGCTCCACGTTCATCAAGCTGGTCGGCGAGGAACAGCTGCCTACGGAGTTTGTGCAGGCGGTGAAAGAAATCGAGTACACCAACGGCTACATCCAGCTGCACCTGACGCTCAAGGAACTCCCGGAATTCACCGGGCATCTCGCTTTTGCCAACGAAAACAACATTCGCTGGCTCACCAGCTACATTCCGTCGCCCGAGCATCTGTCGCGCTGCTGGGAGCAGTACCGGCGCAACCAGGTGCCGGACGATCCCGTCAGCTACTGCTACATCCCGAGCGTGATGGATCCCAGCCTCGCACCGTCCGGTTACCACACGTGCACGATGTTCTCCCATTACTTCCCCGCCGAGCTGGCGCCGGCGCAGCACGATGAGATGAAGAAGGTGATGGCCGACCGGGTGATCGGGCAGATTGCCAAGTACGCGCCGAACTTCCGGGACGCCATCATGGATCAGGCCATCCTCACCCACGAATACTTCGGGTCGAAGTTCGCGATCACTGCCGGTGATTTCTCGCACGGGCTGATCCACGCCGGCCAGATGTGGCACCGGCGACCGGTTGTGGGATGGGCCAACTACCGTACCCCAATCGCCGACCTCTACATGTGTGGCTCCGCATGCCATCCGGGTCCCGGAATCACGGCCCTGCCCGGCTACAATAGTGCGCGGGAAGTGCTGAAGACGTGGCAAGGGTGAGCGATTGCGCTCTCGCTGCGCACGGTAGCGCATGCGCGACGGCATCGTTCTGACGGCCGGCTTACTCCGGGAGTCGTGCCGGTTGGCCGCGGAGCGGTGGTGGGGCAGGGGCAATGCTCCGCGCGCCGCGGCCGAGGTGAAACCGGAGTGGCTGACGCATGCCCTGCAAGCCGATTTTCCGGGAGTGCGCGTGCGCGGGCTCGATGCGATCGACCAGCACGCCGGCACCACCGACCGTGCGCGCCTGCGGGTGACCTATGACGATGCGGGCACGGGGGTTCCGCCACCGCCGTCGGTGTTCGTCAAAGCCGCCCCGCCGGATTTCAAGACCCGGCTGTTCCTCAACGTCATGGGCATCGGCTCGAGTGAGGTGCGTTTCTACCGGGAGATCGCCCCGGACCTTCCCATCGAGCGGCCGCGTGTGTTCCACGCCTGCATCACCGGGCCGGCACAGCGCTTCGTCCTCGTGCTCGAGGACTTGGCGGCGCGGGGGGCCCACTTCGCTGACGTCACGACCCACGTGAGCGTCGAGCGGGCGCAGTCCGTTGTCCGTGAGCTGGCTCGCCTGCACGCGCGCTTCTGGAACAGCCCGCGCTTGCGCGGCGACCTGGCGTGGCTGCGGGCGCCCGACCGCCGCCCACACGCGGCCGCGGAACGGTGCGTGTGTGCGTTGGCGGCGGCCCCTGCGCTGCGGCGGTTTACCGATGTGGTACCGCCCGAGCTACGTGCCGCGGGCCCACGGATCATGGCCGCGCGCGACCGGTTTGAAGCCGTGTGGGCGCGCGGCCCGCTCACGGTGGTTCACGGCGACGCCCACATCGGCAATATGTATTTCCTGCCCGAGACGGTTGGTCTGCTCGATTGGCAGGTGGTGCAATGCTGCCAGGGCATGCGCGACGTGACCTACTTCCTGATCGGCTCTGTTTCCAGCGAGCTGCGCCGCGCGCATCAGCGCGATTTGATCGGCGACTACCTCTCGACGCTTCGCGATCATGGGGTCGCGGCGCCGGATTTCGATGCAGCCTGGATGCAGTACCGCTTGCATGCGCCCTGGATCTGGATTGCCTCGGTGGTTACGGCCGCTTCGGCAACCCTGCAAGCGGAATCAATTGCTCGCGCCGCGCTCTCCCGCAGCAGTGCGGCCCTGCTGGAGTTGGATTCCCTCGGCGCCCTGGAAGCAGGTTGTTGAGGTGTGAGTCGCTGAGCACGCAAGGGCCTGTTCCGGTGGCCCGCACGGCCGGCACCTCGTCTCCGATTGCGCTGAATTCATCAAGTGCGCTACGATCCGCGCCGGCAGCGGGCAGGTGAACACGGCCAGCTTGCAGGTGAGTACAGCGCGTTGATGGGAGGTATGGAAGCCATGATGCTGAGACGAACTCTGTTGAATATGGCGCTGGTCTGTTTCCTGGTGGCGCCCGCATGGGCGGACGAGGCGCCGTCAGCCGACGGTCTGAAGCCGGGTGATGTGCTGGACCAATCGAACTGGCAAAAGGCGCAAGGGCTGCTACCGCCGGAGATCCTCAAGCACTACCAGGCGGGCGAATACGTGAATCGTATCGTCGACTGGCCGGTTGAGAAGTACAACTGGCCGCCGGATTTCGTTGAAGCCTCCAAGCGCAACGAGGGCCGTTTTGCCATAAATGAGCAGGGCTCGATCATCGAAAAGGCTACGGGTAAGCAACCGCCGTACATCATGGGCCACCCCTTTCCGACGATCGACCCCAAGGATCCGGCGGCCGCTACGAAGATCATGTGGAACTACTTCTACAAGAACTGGTATTTGGGTACGGCGCACAACGAATCACAGCTCCTGTGGATCGGCGCGCACGCGGTCGACCGGCGCGCCGATGTCGAGTCGGACTGGCAACCGTTCGATGGCGCTCCCGAGCGCGAGCTACCCTCCAATACGCAGGGCTTGGTCTACCGCAACCTGAGCATCGCGCGCAGCCCGACTGACCTGAACGGTATCGCTTCGCTGGTCTGGCGCTATAAGGATCCGGAAAAGCGCGACTCGACGTGGACGTACGTGCCCGCTCTACGGCGGGTGCG contains these protein-coding regions:
- a CDS encoding DUF1329 domain-containing protein, with product MMLRRTLLNMALVCFLVAPAWADEAPSADGLKPGDVLDQSNWQKAQGLLPPEILKHYQAGEYVNRIVDWPVEKYNWPPDFVEASKRNEGRFAINEQGSIIEKATGKQPPYIMGHPFPTIDPKDPAAATKIMWNYFYKNWYLGTAHNESQLLWIGAHAVDRRADVESDWQPFDGAPERELPSNTQGLVYRNLSIARSPTDLNGIASLVWRYKDPEKRDSTWTYVPALRRVRAVSPANRSDGFLGSDMSQDDTNYFDGKVEDFTWRLVGEVDQLRFVDPLSLNGQHNLTWLPAGGWSTMWPDLKFLGYMDPAWKGAAWAPIGAALAKRRHWLVEAVPKEKYYLFGKLEFYLDKLTYQGAWQRKFGWQGELLADFQVAAFLLAPSQ
- a CDS encoding phosphotransferase, producing the protein MRDGIVLTAGLLRESCRLAAERWWGRGNAPRAAAEVKPEWLTHALQADFPGVRVRGLDAIDQHAGTTDRARLRVTYDDAGTGVPPPPSVFVKAAPPDFKTRLFLNVMGIGSSEVRFYREIAPDLPIERPRVFHACITGPAQRFVLVLEDLAARGAHFADVTTHVSVERAQSVVRELARLHARFWNSPRLRGDLAWLRAPDRRPHAAAERCVCALAAAPALRRFTDVVPPELRAAGPRIMAARDRFEAVWARGPLTVVHGDAHIGNMYFLPETVGLLDWQVVQCCQGMRDVTYFLIGSVSSELRRAHQRDLIGDYLSTLRDHGVAAPDFDAAWMQYRLHAPWIWIASVVTAASATLQAESIARAALSRSSAALLELDSLGALEAGC
- a CDS encoding NAD(P)/FAD-dependent oxidoreductase, with translation MPDYDAIVVGAGHNGLTAGMMLAKAGLKVLIVERTGWVGGMAATKELFKGFKHNVGAWALLVLPDEMHDILDFDKHGVEIITPRTSYCVFGAPEDTPFVAYADPNEMIQHLMTDHGPDALQGLMGLFEYLQVFGNVMAAERAKVPDSIDTIIAAAPDARTREILITCFYGSAMDVIRKFLPDPNRHRCIGGSLAAMTIDGTHKGPYSPGTACSMAYHYTVSGGANLFKMPKGGIGTVSEAILKSFEEHGGTVQYRADVQRLLVEKGRVVGVQLRSGETISSKVVLSSADARSTFIKLVGEEQLPTEFVQAVKEIEYTNGYIQLHLTLKELPEFTGHLAFANENNIRWLTSYIPSPEHLSRCWEQYRRNQVPDDPVSYCYIPSVMDPSLAPSGYHTCTMFSHYFPAELAPAQHDEMKKVMADRVIGQIAKYAPNFRDAIMDQAILTHEYFGSKFAITAGDFSHGLIHAGQMWHRRPVVGWANYRTPIADLYMCGSACHPGPGITALPGYNSAREVLKTWQG